AGCCCTTGTCGAAGTCCACCCAGCGGCCCATGCGGCGCACGGTCTTCTTCCATTCGCTGGTGTACTTGAGCACCTTACTACGGCAGGTTTCGTTGAACTTGTCCACACCGAGCTTCTGGATTTCGGCAACGCCCGCGAGACCGAGTTCGTTCTGCACAAGAGATTCAATCGGAAGACCGTGGCAGTCCCAACCGAAACCACGCGGAACCTTCTTGCCCTTCATGGTCCAGTAACGCGGCACGATATCCTTGATGGTACCGGCAAGCAAGTGACCGTAGTGCGGAAGGCCCGTTGCAAACGGAGGGCCATCGTAGAAAGTGTACGGTTCGGTTTCCGGACGGGAGTCCAGCGACTTCTTGAACGATTCATCCTTGTCCCACAAGCCGAGCACACGCTCTTCGATCTGCGGGAAGGTCTCTTCTTTCTTTACTTCACGAAACATTTTTGAACCTCAGGGGCATTACATGCCCATCATTAAATTTTCGGGTTCAAATTTAGCAATTTAGCGGCGAAGCCCCTTCCTTATTCCAACTTGGAATATCGTTTTGTGCTATTTATTCTTTTCAAAGTGGCTTTTTTGCGCAGTTTCTACTAGTTTAGCCATAAGACGTTTCCAAAAAAGGAGTTTTCATGTCCCAGAAAAAAGAGCACATGGGCCACATTATCTTGATTACCTTGGCTGCGGCCATTGGCGGGTTCCTCTTCGGCTTTGATTCTTCCGTTATTAACGGTGCAAACGGAGCCCTTAAAATCCACTTTAACGCAACGGACTATGAACTCGCCTGGTCCGTTTCCCTTGCACTTATCGGTGCCGCAGCAGGAGCATTCTTTGCGGGCCGCCTAGCCGACACCTTCGGCCGCGTGCGCTGCATGCTTGCGGCTTCGTTCCTGTTCTTGATTAGTGCCATCGGTTCCGGTGTTCCGTTCGGCATTCCTGACTTTATCATGTGGCGCATTATCGGTGGCGTGGGCATCGGCGTCGCAAGCATCATCGCCCCCATCTACATTGCCGAAACGGCTCCTGCGCACTTGCGTGGGCGTCTTGGCTCCATGCAGCAGTTCGCTATCGTGATTGGTATTTTCGTAGCGCTCCTCTCGAACTACGTCATCGTACGCATTGCGGGTTCTGCGAACAATACGTTTATTGGCGGCTTCAAGGCCTGGCAAATCATGTTCTGGGTCGAAATCATTCCGGCGGCGCTCTACGGCCTTGCCGCATGGAGGCTTCCGGAATCGCCACGTTACCTTGTTCACAAAGGTCTCATTGACGACGCCAAGCGCGTCCTTGCCAAGATTGATTCCGAAGGCGTCGACAAGGAAATTGAAGCCATCCACGAGACCTTCCGCAACGAGAAACCTTCCAAGTTCAGCGACCTGCTTGAAATGATTGGTGGCAAAAAGCGCATTACCCCGATTTTGTGGGCAGGCCTCGGCCTTGCTATCTTGCAGCAGCTTGTGGGTATCAACGTCATCTTCTACTATGGCACAATGCTCTGGCAGAGCGTAGGCTTCGGCGAAAGCGACGCCTTCCTCACGAGCGTCATCTCGAGTGCCATCAACCTCGTCATGACTATCGCCGCCATCATGCTTATCGACAAAATTGGCCGTAAGCCGCTCTTGCTTATCGGTAGCGTCGGTATGGCTGTAACGCTCAGCACGCTCACGATATGCTTCATGAATGCGGGTGCTGACGGTAGCCTCCCCGGAGCTGCGGGCGTCATCGCGCTCATTGCCGCAAACCTCTACATCACCTTCTTCGCGGTGTCTTGGGGCCCGGTCATGTGGGTGATGCTCGGCGAAATGTTCAACAACCGCATCCGTACGGTGGCCATCGCCATCTGCGGCCTTGCGCAGTGGGGAGCGAACTTTATCGTCACCTGGAGCTTCCCGGTGCTTACGGGCAAGCAGGGCATCGGCGTGGGCCCGACATACGCCATCTATTCGTTCTTCGCCATCTTCAGCATCTTCTTTGTGGCTAAGTTCATCAAGGAGACGAAGGGCAAGGAACTCGAAGAGATGTAGCCCGTAACTATGCCTCGCAAGCGCAAGAGACATACCCCGATGAACCGCTCGCAGATGATGCAGGCGGTTCATTCCGTAGATACGCAGCCGGAACTGCTTGTACGGCGGGCGTTGTTTGACGCAGGACTGCGTTACAGGTTACACCGGCGAGATTTGCCCGGGTCACCGGATCTATTTATCCTTAAATACGGCGTAGTTGTATTTATAAACGGCTGCTTCTGGCACCAGCATGGCTGCAAGTTTACGAGTCGCCCCAAGAGCAATCCCGAATTCTGGAACGAAAAATTCACGAATAATATGGTGCGCGATATCAAGACGAACTGGAAACTATCCCTGATGGGCTACCGCGTTGCCACCGTCTGGGAATGCTCTGTAAAGAGCAAGTTTGACCAAACGGTAGAACGCCTTGTCTCTTTTATAAAGGGAGACGAGGAAACTATTGAAATTTGATTTTTTTTCTACGCATAACTAAAAAAAGATATATTTGCTTGTAAATGAAGGAGTCTATGTATGCATTCTTATAATTTCACATATTTTGGCTTGGCCGCAGCTTCTATTGCGGCAATCACGTTTACTGCTTGTGGGTTTAGCAGTACATCTAGCTGGGATGAACCGCCAGACAGGGGCAGCGAAGAGGATACCTACTATTACAAGATAGACACCGAATCCAAGCAGGTTAGGCAGCATTCGAACGGTCAATGCCTAATTGACAGTAAAAGGATGAGATGGGACCCGACCGCAGATATTGACGAGTTTGTGTATGACTATACATTCTCTAACGATACGCTTTACCTGAAAAACAGTGGGGGAGAGTCTGTGCTCGTGAGAACATCCGGAACGCCTGGCGAACTGGATGGTACATGGAGGGTTGCCCGCTATTATAACGGGTTGGGCTACGAGGTTCCGGGCGAAAGCAGCGGCCTCACGGCCAATAGGGTAATTACCATCTCCGGAGACTCATTCAAGGAGACGAGCGAACTCGCAAGTACGTTCGACTTTACAAGAACGTTCGGCATGCAGTTGTCGATGACGGCGGTTTTTGACGCCCAGGATGGACAGTACAATGGCCCTGGTGCGGCAAGCATCGCGTACTTCTCTGAACCGGTGTCCAATGACCCGATGATGTACGAATACACGATAGTCAACAGGACGAATACCTCGATAGAAATCCTTCGGAATGGGCGGACCTTCTTGCTTGAAGTCGTCAACCCCAAGTTGGGCTACCATGAACGTTCTGTTACGTACAAGCTTACGTCAAACGGAAGGACTTGCACGAGTGTCTACGAGACGTTTAGTATTACCGAAAAAAGCTGTAGCCTTAACTACCACGAGTCTGTGGCGTTTAGCAATAGTGACGACGTCGTTTACAGCGCTGAAACCTATAACGGCTTCAATAGCGATTTTGAAAAGTGCTTCAAGAAGATGTTTGGATTGGGCGAATTTGATTAGGTCGTGTAACCTTATTTCGCCTTCTTCCCGTTCTTAGCGGCAGAAAGTTTCTTGAATTCCGCCTGAGCCTTGCGCATGTCGGCCATGAAGGTTTCGTTTGTATGGAGGCTCGGGTAGGCGCCCGAAACAAGCACCTTGGAGGCGTCTACGTCGCTTTGCCAGTGGAACCCGGCAATCACGCGGCTCTGTCCCCATTCGTATGCGTATTTCAACAAGGCATCCTGAGCGGACGGATTCACCTCTATCAGCAACAAAGCCATGGACCATGCACGGACGGTATGCCCCGACGGGTAAGAACCATTCGTTCTCAGGCGCTCTTCTTCGGCAGGGACAAGAGTCGGTTCGTTAAAGCGGTCGTAGGGGCGGCGCCTCATGTAATGCCTCTTGGGCAAGCTCCCCACCTGCTTAAGCGTCCGGATTCCTCGTTCGAGCAGGTTCATGATGGCAGGAGTCTTCTTTGCCGAAATTTCCATGCCGAAGGGTTCGCTGAACATCTTGGCCATGTCCTCGACCGTTTCTACCGCCTGGGCTACGGCCAGGGCCGCACGTGCGGAATCCTTGCGCATCGTCTTGCCCCAAATGTACTGCGACATATCGTACATGAACTGCGGCGACATGGTATCGGGGGGTGCCGGGTAGAAGTTGAGCGCATTCGGGAGCGCATCCGCTTTTACGTAAGGTTTTACGTCTGCAGCGAAACTGCAAAGCGATGCGCCACAAAAGGCGACAACGATAAAAGCTTTCTTGATAAGATTGGTCATGCGCTGAATATAAATAAAAAAGACTATCTTTTGCAATTGAATTGGAGATTACAAATGCACGTTCTTGAAAAAATCAGTGAATTTGTGGGCAAATGGATGGCGGTCGTGGTTTTGGCCATCGCGGCGCTCTCGCTGTTCGTCCCGAAATCGACCCTCTGGATTGAACTCAGTTGGGTGAATTACCTCTTGATGGTCGTGATGTTCGGCATGGGGCTCACGCTCAAGCTCAGCGACTTTGCTCTTGTATTTGCACGCCCTAAGGAAATCACCATCGGGTGCGCATCGCAGTTTATCGTGATGCCGGCACTCGCATTTTTGCTCTCCAAAATTTTCGGGCTCGATGCCGCACTGATGGCGGGCGTGGTTCTCGTGGGCACGTGCCCCGGTGGCACTTCCAGCAACGTCATCACCTACCTCTCGAAAGGCGACGTGGCGCTTTCCGTGGGCATGACGAGCGTAAACACGCTGCTCGCTCCCGTGCTGACTCCGGCGATTACTTATTTGCTCTTACGCACCACCGTGAACGTCGACGTGCTGGCGATGTTCCTTTCCATCGTGAAAGTCGTCATCGTGCCGATTGCACTCGGGTTTATCATCAACAAGTTCTTTGGCAAATGGACTGTCCGCGCCGTGAAGGTCTTGCCGCTCGTTTCCGTGATTGCGATTGCGATGATTGTGGCCGCAGTCGTCTCGCACAATGCCGCGAAGATTCTCTCCACGGGTGCCATCGTGTTCGCCGTCGTGATACTCCATAACCTGCTCGGCTACGGCTGCGGTTTTGGCCTCGGCAAGTTGCTGAAGTTCTCTACACCCAAGACAAAGGCACTCTCCATCGAAATCGGCATGCAGAATTCCGGACTTGCGACAAGCCTTGCGGCGACTGCGTTCTCGGGCCTCGCCATGGCGACCGTCCCCGGTGCCATATTCTCTGTATGGCACAACATTTCGGGTGCGATACTCGCGAACGTTTATCGCAGGTGGGAAAAGTAAGACATGAGCATCGAATACAAAGACACCCACGAATTTTCTGAACAAGATTTAAAAGACCTCTTCCTCTCCGTCGAATGGTCCTCGGGACATTTCCCCGACAAACTCGTCGTCGCGATGAAGAATTTCAAGACAGTCATCTCAGCTTGGGACGGTGACAAACTCGTAGGCATGATTTGCGCGATGGACGATGGCATCATGAACGCCTACGTGCATTACCTGCTCGTGCGCCCCGAATATCAGGGCAAAGGCATCGGAAAAGTCCTCGTCGACAAGGTACATGAAATATACAAGGATTACCTCCGCATCGTCGTGGTCGCCTACAACGAAGAACTCGCCTTCTATGAGCATTGCGGTTTCAAGAAAGCCGACGACGCAAGCCCTATGTTCATTACCAGCTTGTGGACGTAGGTTCCTTTTTCACCCAACGCCCATTTTTCGACGCCCCTTCCCAAGCGTAACCAAGTTTTTTGAGGTCTCGTCTAACAGTTATTCTAGCTGCATTCAGGCGTTCTGCGATTGCGTTTATACTAATACTTTCGTTTTCAACAATGAGACTCTCAATAGTTAAGGCTCGTTTTTGAGGCTCATTTTGGTGCTCATTTTGAGGTTCATTTGGGGTGACAATCCTACCGTTCAGTTTATTCATCGGGAACGTCACCACGGTATAGCCACCCTCTTCACTCCAAAAGGGTTGTGGAGAACCTTCAGCTTTGCAAGCATCCATTATGCGCTTTATTCCCGAGCCCCATTTTTCTAAGTATGTTATTTGATAGAGAACCGTCGCAACAATCTCGTTTCGTGGATACGACTTATGCGACCGCTTAATAGTTTTGGGAGTTAATTCGCGGGGTAACAAGCCCGGACTTTCAATTTCTATACGGTCGTCATATATGGCAATGCCGATAGAGCACTGGTAAATGTCATAATCCCTATGGCAAAGGGCGTTTATTAGAGCCTCACGCAATGCCGTTGCAGGAACATCAAGGTGTTCTTCCCTTTTAAACCCCTTGATTTCTCCGCTAAGAGAAAGATGCTTGAAAAAGAACGACATGCCCGCATCAAGCAGTTCAAAGAAATTGCCATGAGCCTGCTGGTTGTCGATAAAGTAATTTTTGTCCGTTCCTCTAAAACGAGCCATTCGAATTTCATAATCATACGAAAATCTCTTAGAAAAAAGAAACACAGCGGCGTTCCGCAAATTGTCGCCATCCAACAGGTTCCATTTTTTCAATATTACTTTAATTGACTCATTGAGTGACCCCACCGGAATTCGTTTTTCTTCGACTCCGAGACGGACTACGCCACGAATTGTGCTGACATCAAGGTCTTTTATAGAATACCCCTCAGCCACCCTCATTTCCCACGAATATTTGTGCGGCATGTTGATCCGAATTCTAGCATCAAACATATCCCTAGGCATTGCTTTAGTGACACTTTCCAGTCTATAGTATGGTCTTCCATGAAATGTGTACGGGTCATTCCCATAGACCCACGGATTGAACCTCAGTACGATTACTTGATGGTTGTCCTTGTCGGGAATGTCTACATATTCAATAACAGGGGTGACCGCAGGTTCTATTCCCGCTAACGCTTGCGCGATATCGCGACGGGTAGATTCAGAAACGATTTGCCCAACAATACTCAAGGAAGGCGTGACACCGAAAACGAGAACGCCGCCATCGGAATTCAGGAAGGCGCATGCCGTATGCATGCCTTCTCGAAGTTCGCCGGTAGATTTTTTCAGTTCAATATTCTTCGTTTCATCTTTAGAAATCAGTTTTTTGAGTTCTTCCAAAGTCATCGAATAGCCTCGCTATTAAAACCGTCACCATTGGGCGACAATTTGACTGGCCGTTGCGATTACGCCGAAAAACAGCGCGCAACATGCCCTTGCTTATTTGTTATGTATTGAGATTTTCCACGCCTTGCGCGGAATGGGATGATCTTGCGATTCTGTTGGCGGGGGCTTTCCCCGGCGTTACTTGGCACCCGCCTTAGCGAGCACACTCGAGTAGGTCGTGTTCCTACCAGCTATCCAACAGCATCAACAAGAAGGTTAATGCGCCCCGCCGCGAATGCACGTACGGACCCGAAGGTCTATGTCGACTGTCGCGAGGATTATCGAATATCAGCTACAATATATACAAATAGATTGTCAGTGTCAATAGAATTACTATTATATCTAAAAAATTAACCGGAGCGCTATCATGTCGGAAATGCTGAAAGAGTTTAAAAAAGATATTGAGGATGCCAAACGTTTAATGGCTCTAGCATCCGAATTAAATAAAAAAGATGCAAAAGAAGACAAACATAATTCTAATGCAATTTGTCGTTCCGCATACATATTAGCTTTTACTGCATGGGAAACGTTTATATACTCACGATTTAGAAAGCCTTGGAATGATTCTGATACTGGTAATTTTATACCTAGAGATTTTTATTCGCGAAAAATTGAAAATGCACTAGGTCAATACGCAACACCCAAAACAATTAGAATAAAAGAACTTTCAAAAGAATTTTTAGGTTTTGATTTAACCACAGAATGGAAAACAACTAATTACGATTCAAATGAATGCTGTAAAAAGCTAGATGATATTGCCGCTATCCGTGGAGAGTTGGCCCATAATTCAATTAGTGTTTTTAAACAAGGACAAAAAGCTCAACCTGTGGGTACAAAGAAACTTAAAACTTGTATTGACTTTTTGATAGAGCTTGCGGAATGCTCTGATAATTTAATTGAGCAAAAGAAATAGTCAAAAACTTTGCCAAAGAGCATTTCGGGGTCTTAGGGGGCGAGTCCCCTAGGCGAAGGGGTGATGGAAGACCGCGTAGCGGGCTGCAATCAGGGGGATTCTTCCCCCTTTGTATTATCAGGACTGGATTCTTCCGCCTTCGGCGTCAGAATGACACTTTTTGGACCCTATCGCTGCGCTCCAGGGTGACAATCGGGCATTTTTATTTGCCGAAATGCAAGCCAAATTCTACATTTGCGCGCACCGCCAGATGTCGTATTTCTGGGGAACCGGGCGAGAACCGCCCACAAAAAGGATTACTTATGTCTCAAATCGAACTCACCTTCCCCGATGGCTCCGTACGTTCCGTAGCATCGGGCACCACCGGCCTCGAAATTGCGAAGGGCATTTCCGAAGGTCTTGCACGCAAGGCGCTTGGCGTCAAACTCGGCGATAAGGTCCTCGACCTCACGCGCCCGCTCACCGAGAGCGGCACCATCAAGATCATCACGCCGAGCAATGACGACCCGGATGCACTGATGCTCCTGCGTCACAGCTGCAGCCACGTGCTTGCCGAAGCCATCTGCGACCTGTTCCCGGGCACCAAGCTCGCCTACGGTCCGGCTATCGAAAAGGGTTTCTACTACGATTTGATGACACCGACCCCGATCCAGCAGTCGGATTTCGAGCGCATCGAAAAGCGCATGAAGGAAATCATCAAGGAAGACCGTCCGTTTACCCGTTGCGAAGTCAGTGCCGCCGATGGCCTGAAGCGCACCGAAGGCGACAAGTACAAGACGGACAACGCTGAACGCGCTCTCGCCCGCGAAGGTAGCGACGGTACTCTCAGCTTCTACGTGACTGGCGAACCGGGCAAGAACTTTGAAGACCTCTGCGCCGGCCCCCACGTGCCTTCTACAGGCAAGCTCAAGAATTTCAAGGTGCTCTCGATGTCGGGTGCTTACTGGCACGGCGACCAGAACAGCGACCAGCTGACCCGCGTGTACGGCACCTGCTTTGCCGACAAGGAAGGTCTCGAAACTTACCTGAAGTTCCTCGAAGAAGCCGAAAAGCGCGACCACCGCAAGATCGGTAAGGAAATGGACCTCTACCACATCGAAGACCATTCTCCGGGCATGGTGTTCTGGCATCCGAAGGGCACCAAGATGGTGAACGCCCTGAAGGACTACATCCGCGGAAAGATTGACCGTCGCGGCTACCTCGAAGTGATCACGCCGGAAATTGTGAACAAGACTTTGTGGATCAAGTCCGGTCACGCCGACAAGTACAACGAGAACATGTTCAAGACGCTGGCTGGCGACGTGGAAATGGCTGTGAAGCCGATGAACTGCCCCTGCCACATTCAGATTTTCAACACCGGGCTGCGCAGCTGGCGTGACCTTCCGATGCGCCTTGCCGAATTCGGTAAGTGCCACCGTTACGAACCTGCCGGCACCATGCACGGCCTGATGCGCGTGCGCGGCTTTGTGCAGGATGACGCCCACATCTTCTGTACCGAAGACCAGATTGCAAGCGAAGTGGCCGATTTCTGCGCCCTCGTCAAGGAAATCTACCACGACTTCGGTTTCGACGATATCGTGGTGAAGTTCTCCACCCGCCCCGAAAAGCGCGTGGGTTCCGACGAAATTTGGGACAAGGCTGAAGCCGCCCTCGCCGAAGCTACCAAGCTCGCCGGCCTCGACTACATTTTGAACCCGGGTGAAGGAGCCTTCTACGGCCCGAAGCTGGAATTCACGCTGAAGGACAGCCTCGGTCGTGACTGGCAGTGCGGTACGATCCAGGTCGACTTCAACCTCCCGCAGCGCCTTGGTGCCGAGTATGTCGGCAAGGACAACCAGAAGCACATTCCGGTGATGCTTCACCGTGCGGCCGTCGGTTCCATCGAACGCTTCCTCGGTATTCTTATCGAAGAATTCATGGGCGATTTCCCGCTGTGGCTCGCTCCGGTTCAGGCCCGCGTGCTCCCGATTTCCGAGAAGTTCGTTGACTACGCCAAGTCCGTGGAACGCGAACTCGTGAACGCCGGCGTCCGCGTGGAAGTGGATGAGTCGAATGAGAAACTCGGCTACAAGATCCGCCAGTGCGAACTCCAGAAGGTGCCGTACCTCCTCATCGTCGGCGAGAAGGAAGTTGCCGATGGTGTTGTCTCTGTGCGTAAGCGCAAGGACGGCGATAAGGGTTCCATGACTGTCCAGGCCTTCCTCGACATGACTGCTGACGACCGCAAGGTTGTTCGCTAGTCGCCCAATATGTCATGCCGGACACCGTTCCGGCATCGCCTTTTAAATTTGAAACGCAGGCTCGATTGAGTCTGCGTTTTTCGTTGTTTAAATTGATAGAGATTAGTTAATCGTTAATCATTCTTTCGTAGAACTTGCGGTACTTGTCCTTGTCTTCCGTCTTGCGGACAGCGATGGCGTCTTGCGGGTGACGGTTGAGCATGCCCGTGATCATCTGCGGGATGATGTAGCCCCATTCGTACTTTTCCTTGAGCGGGAGGAAGAGTTCCTGGATGGCGTCGAGAACCGGGCGCAGGTCGTATTTCGGGTTCTTGAGGAAGCTGAGCAATAGTTCGGTGGTGCAGTTGCCGGCGCCGCGGCCCATGCCGGACACGGAACCGTCGAGGTAGTCGACATGGTCGATGATGGCCTGGATCGTGTTGCTGAAGGCGAGCTGCTGGTTGTTGTGTCCATGGAAGCCGAACTGCTTGTTCTTCACGATGCTCCTGTAGCGCGTGATTTCCTTGTCGATGTCTTCCTGGTAGAAGGCGCCGAAGCTGTCGACGAGGTACAGGATGTCTGCCTTGCATTCTTCGTTCACCTGGTGGAGCGCTTCGTCAAGTTCCGGACCGCGGTCGCGGCTCACGGCCATGATGTTGAGCGTAGTTTCGTAGCCCATGTCATGGAATGCGTTCACCATGCTGATGCCCTTGTCGATGTTCTTCACGTAGCTTGCCACGCGGAACATCTGGTAGGGGCTCTCGCTTGCCGGCTTCACGGCGTCCATGTTCACACGGCCCACGTCGGCCATCACGGCCATCTTCATCTTGGATTCGATGCCGTCTTTTACCTTCCAGAGCAGGTCGTCTTCGCAGAATTTCCACGGGCCGTATTCCTTGGGGTCAAAGAGTTCGGGGGAGTTCTTGTAGCCCATTTCCATGTAGTCGATGCCGGCTGCGGAAAGGAGGGTATAGAGGCGGCGGACGAATTCCAGGGAGAAGTCGTGCTTGTTGACGAGGCCGCCGTCGCGGATGGTGCAGTCGAGGACTTTGATGCTTTCGTAGTACATGGTTGATTCCTTTGTTGTGCAGCCAAATGTAGGTTCTTTGCCCGGCATAAACAATAGTGCGTGATAAAATAGTCCAAAAATTCGCATAAATAACGCAAAACGTGCGTTAAAAATAGTGAAAATGGCTTAAATTGGGCCGTTGTGGCTCTTTAAGTTTGCCGATGTTTCTCTTTTTATAGTATCATGATGTGCTCTAAAGCCGAGTGTCCTGGTTGCCTATAAACGCGGATTCTGTTATTTAACGCACAAATTGCGTTAATAAATTTTTGTGGTTGGAGTTCCCGTTTTGGCCTCCTTTTAACATTTTGACAACGAAACTTTACTCCGCAGGGGAAAATTTATGAGCGGAACGGGTGGAAATAGCTTATTTTAAAAATGAGGTAGTGTATGAGTTTTCTAAAGGTTTCGGCTCCTTTGCTGGTCCTCGTGATGTCTCTTGTGGGTGAATGTCTTGCGGTTCCTGCGTATCCGCATCCGATGGCGGTGAAGAATCCCGATGGTTCCGAAGTGGTTGTCCGCAAGGTCGGTAACGAAAAACTCCATTACACGGTTTCGGAAGAGGGGAATCTTGTCGTGCGCGACAGTCTCGGTTTCTGGAACTATGCCGACGAATCGGGGGTGTCGACGGGCGTGCGGCTGCACAAGCGGGGTGACCGCAGCGATGTCGAGAAGAAGTTCCTGGAAAAGCGCAACCCGAAGGATATTCTCAGAAAGTTCGTGAAGGCGAAAAGGGATAATCTGAAAAAGGCGGATTCCCTATCGAACGTGTTGCCGCTCCGCAGGTCGGCCCGTTCTTTTGCCCGCACTTCCACGGCGCTTGATTCCGTGCTCTCCGTGGCTACGCGGCCACCGTTCGATAGTGTCGTCACGATGGGCGAGGGTAACGTGCTGGTGGTCCTTGTGGAATTTTCGGATGTCAAGTTCGCGTCGCAAAACCCGCAGCAGGTCTTCCAGCGCTTCCTAAACGAGGAAGGGTATTCCGAAAACGGAATGCGCTGGAGCGTGCGTGATTACTTTGTGGAGAATTCGATGGGGAAACTCAAGCCGATCTTCGATGTGGCGGCTCCGGTAACGCTTTCTAAATCGCAGTCCTACTACGGTTTGTCCGAGATTCCGGACGAGGCCCTCAAGGAGGCGATTAATGCCATTAAGAGTCGGGGCGATGTCACGTTTAGCAAGTACGACCGCGACGGAGACCGGTACGTAGACTATGTGTACATGATCTATGCCGGCGTGGGCGAGGCGGATTCCGATATAGAAGAGGCCATCTGGCCGCAGGCGGGGTACACGTGGCCCATAAATGTCGGTGGAGGCTACTACGTGGAAAAGTTCGCCTGCTCTAGCGAACTGAACGGCGTGCTCTACGTGAATAACCCGAGGTCGACTGCCCTTGCGGGGATGGGTGTGCTGGTTCACGAATACAGCCATGTGCTCGGGCTTCCGGACTTCTACGACACGAAGGATACAACTGGCGATAACTATTCGACCCCGTATATCTGGAGCCTGATGGATATGGGCGAGTACAATACCTATTCGGATGCGTTGGAATTGAGCGGAAGTGCGCCCCCGCGCCTGACCGGTTTTGAGAGGTTCTCCCTGGGTTGGCTGACTCCGCGCATCTTGCGCAAGGTGAATGGCGAGGTGACTCTGCGCGGTATCGATATGAACGATGCCATTATCATCCCCTCGTCCAGGAAGAACGAGTACTTTGTGCTGGACTACCGTGCAAAATACGATGAGATTGCTCCGCTGCCGAATAGCGGGCTGCTTGTCTGGCGAATTGCCTACGACAAGAACGCCTGGGTCAACACCAACATTGTCAATACGGGCGACGATCATCGCATGAACTTTATACGCGCCGACAAGGATAGCGGATTGAAATTGAGTTGGTTCTCCTATTCTCCC
The sequence above is drawn from the Fibrobacter sp. UWR2 genome and encodes:
- a CDS encoding GNAT family N-acetyltransferase codes for the protein MSIEYKDTHEFSEQDLKDLFLSVEWSSGHFPDKLVVAMKNFKTVISAWDGDKLVGMICAMDDGIMNAYVHYLLVRPEYQGKGIGKVLVDKVHEIYKDYLRIVVVAYNEELAFYEHCGFKKADDASPMFITSLWT
- a CDS encoding bile acid:sodium symporter family protein, giving the protein MHVLEKISEFVGKWMAVVVLAIAALSLFVPKSTLWIELSWVNYLLMVVMFGMGLTLKLSDFALVFARPKEITIGCASQFIVMPALAFLLSKIFGLDAALMAGVVLVGTCPGGTSSNVITYLSKGDVALSVGMTSVNTLLAPVLTPAITYLLLRTTVNVDVLAMFLSIVKVVIVPIALGFIINKFFGKWTVRAVKVLPLVSVIAIAMIVAAVVSHNAAKILSTGAIVFAVVILHNLLGYGCGFGLGKLLKFSTPKTKALSIEIGMQNSGLATSLAATAFSGLAMATVPGAIFSVWHNISGAILANVYRRWEK
- a CDS encoding ATP-binding protein, whose product is MTLEELKKLISKDETKNIELKKSTGELREGMHTACAFLNSDGGVLVFGVTPSLSIVGQIVSESTRRDIAQALAGIEPAVTPVIEYVDIPDKDNHQVIVLRFNPWVYGNDPYTFHGRPYYRLESVTKAMPRDMFDARIRINMPHKYSWEMRVAEGYSIKDLDVSTIRGVVRLGVEEKRIPVGSLNESIKVILKKWNLLDGDNLRNAAVFLFSKRFSYDYEIRMARFRGTDKNYFIDNQQAHGNFFELLDAGMSFFFKHLSLSGEIKGFKREEHLDVPATALREALINALCHRDYDIYQCSIGIAIYDDRIEIESPGLLPRELTPKTIKRSHKSYPRNEIVATVLYQITYLEKWGSGIKRIMDACKAEGSPQPFWSEEGGYTVVTFPMNKLNGRIVTPNEPQNEHQNEPQKRALTIESLIVENESISINAIAERLNAARITVRRDLKKLGYAWEGASKNGRWVKKEPTSTSW
- a CDS encoding phosphatase PAP2 family protein codes for the protein MTNLIKKAFIVVAFCGASLCSFAADVKPYVKADALPNALNFYPAPPDTMSPQFMYDMSQYIWGKTMRKDSARAALAVAQAVETVEDMAKMFSEPFGMEISAKKTPAIMNLLERGIRTLKQVGSLPKRHYMRRRPYDRFNEPTLVPAEEERLRTNGSYPSGHTVRAWSMALLLIEVNPSAQDALLKYAYEWGQSRVIAGFHWQSDVDASKVLVSGAYPSLHTNETFMADMRKAQAEFKKLSAAKNGKKAK
- a CDS encoding sugar porter family MFS transporter, producing MSQKKEHMGHIILITLAAAIGGFLFGFDSSVINGANGALKIHFNATDYELAWSVSLALIGAAAGAFFAGRLADTFGRVRCMLAASFLFLISAIGSGVPFGIPDFIMWRIIGGVGIGVASIIAPIYIAETAPAHLRGRLGSMQQFAIVIGIFVALLSNYVIVRIAGSANNTFIGGFKAWQIMFWVEIIPAALYGLAAWRLPESPRYLVHKGLIDDAKRVLAKIDSEGVDKEIEAIHETFRNEKPSKFSDLLEMIGGKKRITPILWAGLGLAILQQLVGINVIFYYGTMLWQSVGFGESDAFLTSVISSAINLVMTIAAIMLIDKIGRKPLLLIGSVGMAVTLSTLTICFMNAGADGSLPGAAGVIALIAANLYITFFAVSWGPVMWVMLGEMFNNRIRTVAIAICGLAQWGANFIVTWSFPVLTGKQGIGVGPTYAIYSFFAIFSIFFVAKFIKETKGKELEEM
- a CDS encoding very short patch repair endonuclease — translated: MPRKRKRHTPMNRSQMMQAVHSVDTQPELLVRRALFDAGLRYRLHRRDLPGSPDLFILKYGVVVFINGCFWHQHGCKFTSRPKSNPEFWNEKFTNNMVRDIKTNWKLSLMGYRVATVWECSVKSKFDQTVERLVSFIKGDEETIEI
- a CDS encoding HEPN domain-containing protein, translated to MSEMLKEFKKDIEDAKRLMALASELNKKDAKEDKHNSNAICRSAYILAFTAWETFIYSRFRKPWNDSDTGNFIPRDFYSRKIENALGQYATPKTIRIKELSKEFLGFDLTTEWKTTNYDSNECCKKLDDIAAIRGELAHNSISVFKQGQKAQPVGTKKLKTCIDFLIELAECSDNLIEQKK